From Marivirga harenae, one genomic window encodes:
- a CDS encoding two-component regulator propeller domain-containing protein encodes MKFLYLLIVQFLTFQLFAQNQLKNTDFRTLTVNDGLSQNIVEAIYQGNSGFLWLGTQDGLNRFDGQNFVSYNYKIDDSTSLSNNYVKDIIEDNKGNLWIATYGGGLNKFDKKSSFEHFTYDNSRNSISDNVIYTIFQLSDSIFWIGTKKGLNKFNIITEEFTNLKTTSKTFPKLHNPVVYSISKARNDEEIWVGTREGLHKVNVKTFEVQQFLKGDNGLSDDDIRDLFFDSNGTLWVATKFGGLFYRTENSQEFESIDLKFKGENSVYARKIYPNEEGGVWLGTFGSGLFYVDQNFETKYHFQEEKYNLKALPSNNVVEIFQDNSSNYWLGTHGGGISSFNLNQKKFDLYQPNEKDPYSISDDAVNYIFEDSEGDIYVANDAGIDVVIEEEGQLKFQQIISSNSGLPDDRGWVVFEDSESLLWVGLWNFGLSKYNRDTGELKSYMHIEEDTNSITTNFIESIAEAPDGKLWIGLLGDGGLAVFDKETESFKNYLHDSNQSNSLSNNRVHKILVDSKERIWLATDFGLDLYRPNTDDFQHFRYNKNDTNSINYNVIRTIEEDSNQDIWIGTGGGGFAKMIESNESIIFKSYTKEDGLVNNNITGITEDLQGNLWITTYKGISFFNPRTEEFKNYDVSDGLQGEEFVRRSITTLKDGRIFAGGFNGLNVFDPSEIKSSYFQPGINIVEIDIVSENGKKTITDFTVDSLLLDHQDYLLSMEIATTDLSSDDKIEYAYFLEGFDKDWIYNKNRRHFSFTNLPDGEYNLKIRGTNADGKWSSKVKEIYIKVDPPFWSTTWFRVLTIIAVLILLLTYIQLRIRFLKSQRRKLQSKVEERTLELEDANKSLIENQSLVIHQKEEISEQNKEIEYKNAIIQKQNDDLKLSNLQLEEMVDERTKELREANNDLKIAKHEFDTFFYRAAHDLKGPVSTILGLCYLAMKETDEEASKFYFNKVNETAERMNNILFNLQKINKLKLQKVEVQVYNIRDLIIEASKENIPDNEEWQQFIDIELKTDDYEILTDSTHIKVVFSNLINNSIKFTKRGEKPKISIEFTKNSKENAYQIVFKDSGLGIDPELKDQIFNMFFVATEHKRGIGLGLYSVKLAVSKLGGEIHLEDDKPASFRIELPIPHYQRILTE; translated from the coding sequence ATGAAATTTTTATATCTGTTAATAGTACAATTTTTAACCTTCCAGCTATTTGCACAGAATCAGCTAAAAAATACAGATTTTAGAACTTTAACGGTAAATGATGGACTGTCGCAAAATATTGTTGAAGCCATTTATCAAGGGAATAGTGGTTTTTTATGGCTTGGAACGCAAGACGGTCTTAATAGGTTTGATGGACAGAATTTTGTATCGTATAACTATAAAATTGATGATTCCACAAGCTTAAGTAATAATTATGTAAAGGATATAATAGAGGACAATAAGGGGAATTTATGGATTGCTACTTACGGTGGTGGATTAAATAAATTTGATAAAAAGTCTTCATTTGAGCATTTTACTTATGATAATTCTAGAAACTCTATTAGTGATAATGTAATCTATACTATTTTTCAGTTATCTGATTCCATCTTTTGGATAGGTACAAAAAAGGGTTTGAATAAATTTAACATCATTACTGAGGAATTCACGAATCTTAAAACTACTTCAAAAACATTTCCTAAACTTCATAATCCTGTTGTTTACAGCATTTCAAAAGCTAGAAATGATGAAGAAATTTGGGTGGGTACTCGGGAAGGCTTACATAAAGTCAATGTGAAGACCTTTGAAGTTCAGCAATTTTTGAAAGGAGATAATGGGCTTTCGGATGATGATATTAGGGATTTGTTTTTTGATTCCAATGGCACGCTTTGGGTAGCTACTAAATTTGGAGGATTATTTTATAGAACTGAAAACTCCCAGGAATTCGAATCAATTGACTTGAAATTCAAAGGTGAAAATTCAGTTTATGCACGAAAAATTTACCCCAATGAGGAAGGAGGAGTGTGGTTAGGTACCTTCGGTTCTGGTCTTTTTTATGTAGATCAAAACTTCGAAACAAAATATCACTTTCAAGAAGAAAAGTACAATCTTAAAGCATTACCCTCCAACAATGTAGTGGAAATATTTCAGGACAATTCTTCAAATTATTGGCTGGGTACTCATGGAGGGGGGATATCCTCATTCAATTTGAATCAAAAGAAGTTTGACTTGTATCAACCGAATGAAAAAGATCCATATAGTATTTCGGATGATGCAGTAAATTATATTTTCGAGGATAGTGAAGGAGATATTTATGTAGCAAACGATGCCGGTATCGATGTTGTAATTGAAGAAGAGGGACAACTCAAATTCCAGCAAATCATCAGTAGTAATTCGGGACTTCCTGATGACAGGGGTTGGGTAGTCTTCGAAGATTCTGAAAGTCTTTTATGGGTAGGATTATGGAATTTTGGCTTATCGAAGTATAACAGAGATACAGGGGAATTGAAATCATATATGCATATCGAAGAAGATACAAATTCAATCACGACAAATTTTATTGAAAGTATTGCCGAGGCGCCTGATGGTAAACTTTGGATAGGTTTACTGGGAGATGGAGGGCTAGCTGTTTTTGACAAAGAAACTGAGAGCTTTAAAAATTACCTTCATGATTCAAATCAATCAAATTCTCTCTCGAATAATAGAGTTCATAAAATATTAGTTGATAGTAAAGAGCGAATTTGGCTTGCAACTGATTTTGGATTAGATCTATACAGACCAAATACTGATGATTTTCAACATTTCAGATATAATAAAAATGATACTAATAGTATTAATTATAATGTTATAAGAACTATTGAAGAAGACAGTAATCAAGATATCTGGATTGGTACTGGTGGTGGTGGTTTTGCGAAGATGATAGAATCTAATGAAAGCATTATTTTTAAATCCTATACGAAAGAAGATGGATTAGTGAATAACAATATAACAGGTATTACTGAAGACCTACAGGGAAATCTTTGGATCACGACCTATAAGGGTATTTCCTTTTTTAATCCAAGAACGGAAGAATTTAAAAATTACGATGTTTCGGATGGGTTGCAGGGAGAGGAATTTGTCCGAAGATCTATAACCACTCTTAAGGACGGAAGAATTTTTGCTGGCGGATTCAATGGTCTAAATGTTTTTGATCCAAGTGAAATAAAAAGTAGTTACTTTCAGCCTGGCATTAATATTGTCGAAATTGATATAGTAAGTGAAAATGGTAAAAAGACTATCACAGACTTTACAGTTGATTCTTTATTATTAGATCACCAAGATTATTTGTTGTCAATGGAAATTGCCACAACGGATCTAAGTTCCGATGATAAAATTGAATATGCTTATTTTTTGGAGGGGTTTGATAAGGACTGGATCTATAATAAAAACAGAAGACATTTTTCCTTTACAAATTTACCAGATGGAGAGTACAATTTAAAGATTAGAGGGACCAATGCAGATGGTAAATGGTCTAGTAAAGTAAAGGAAATTTATATCAAGGTTGACCCTCCATTCTGGTCCACTACCTGGTTTAGAGTGCTTACTATTATAGCAGTCTTAATTCTTCTATTAACTTATATACAATTACGAATTCGGTTTTTGAAAAGCCAAAGGAGAAAGTTACAATCTAAAGTAGAAGAAAGAACTTTAGAACTAGAGGATGCAAATAAAAGTCTAATAGAGAATCAGTCATTAGTGATTCACCAAAAAGAAGAAATTTCAGAACAGAATAAAGAAATAGAATATAAAAATGCTATTATTCAAAAGCAAAATGATGATTTGAAATTAAGTAATCTTCAACTAGAAGAAATGGTTGACGAGAGAACTAAGGAACTCAGGGAAGCTAATAATGATTTGAAAATAGCTAAACATGAGTTTGATACGTTCTTCTATCGAGCAGCCCATGATCTAAAAGGTCCAGTTTCAACAATTTTAGGACTTTGCTACTTGGCTATGAAAGAGACTGATGAAGAAGCTTCCAAGTTTTATTTTAACAAAGTAAACGAAACTGCAGAAAGGATGAATAATATTTTATTTAACCTTCAAAAAATTAATAAACTGAAGCTGCAAAAAGTTGAAGTGCAAGTTTACAATATCCGCGATTTAATTATTGAAGCATCTAAAGAGAATATACCTGACAATGAGGAATGGCAACAATTCATTGACATTGAGTTGAAAACTGATGATTATGAAATTTTAACAGACTCAACGCATATAAAGGTGGTCTTTTCGAACTTGATTAATAACTCCATTAAGTTTACTAAGAGGGGAGAAAAGCCTAAAATATCAATTGAGTTTACTAAAAACTCAAAAGAAAATGCTTATCAAATCGTATTTAAAGATTCCGGTTTAGGTATTGACCCAGAACTGAAGGATCAAATTTTCAATATGTTTTTTGTGGCTACTGAGCACAAGCGAGGAATTGGTCTTGGCCTGTATAGTGTAAAGCTGGCGGTTTCTAAATTAGGAGGGGAGATACATCTAGAAGATGACAAGCCAGCTAGTTTCAGAATTGAATTACCTATCCCCCATTATCAGAGAATCTTGACAGAGTAG
- a CDS encoding nucleoside phosphorylase: MEKKYPESELILNKDGSVYHLSLKPQDISDVILTVGDPSRVHKVSQYFDKITFEMNKREFITHTGTYKGRKLTVMSTGMGTDNVEIMMTELDALANINLKKRVDKTKKKALKIIRIGTSGGLQQDLPVDSLLASQFAIGLDTLMHFYPLERTEAESNVESAFQLEINLPFRPYCVEGSSSLLKHFSEEMNIGNTVTCPGFYAPQGRQLRTPIRFPDIADKLSMFHYGDLWLTNFEMETAGYYAMGRLLGHEVLSCNAIVANRMTHQFSKNSDKTIDELIKKVLDKASEL; this comes from the coding sequence ATGGAGAAAAAATATCCTGAGTCAGAATTAATTTTGAATAAAGACGGTTCCGTTTATCATTTAAGTTTAAAGCCTCAGGATATTTCAGATGTGATTCTAACAGTTGGTGATCCATCCCGTGTGCACAAGGTGAGTCAGTATTTTGATAAAATCACTTTTGAGATGAACAAAAGAGAGTTTATCACTCATACAGGTACTTATAAGGGAAGGAAACTTACTGTAATGTCCACGGGAATGGGCACTGATAATGTAGAAATAATGATGACCGAATTGGATGCTCTTGCCAACATCAATCTTAAAAAAAGGGTGGACAAAACTAAGAAAAAGGCATTAAAAATTATTAGAATTGGGACATCAGGAGGTTTGCAGCAAGACTTGCCAGTTGACTCATTATTAGCTTCACAGTTTGCAATAGGTTTGGATACTTTGATGCACTTTTATCCATTGGAAAGGACGGAGGCAGAATCCAATGTTGAGTCTGCTTTTCAATTGGAAATTAATTTACCATTCCGACCTTATTGCGTAGAAGGGTCATCCAGTTTACTCAAACATTTTTCAGAAGAGATGAATATAGGAAATACTGTGACTTGTCCCGGTTTCTACGCTCCTCAAGGTAGACAATTGCGTACTCCGATACGATTTCCTGACATAGCAGACAAGTTATCAATGTTTCATTACGGAGATTTATGGTTGACTAATTTCGAAATGGAAACTGCTGGATATTATGCTATGGGAAGATTGCTTGGCCACGAGGTTTTGAGTTGCAATGCAATAGTAGCAAACAGAATGACACATCAGTTTTCAAAAAATTCCGATAAAACTATAGACGAATTGATTAAGAAGGTTTTGGATAAAGCCTCAGAATTGTAG